A single region of the Gracilibacillus caseinilyticus genome encodes:
- a CDS encoding beta-glucosidase: MYLIQAVNDLIFLVEKETVFLKGFLIHHERYDYMTNQAFQSHGLSIENRVTGLMEALTFDEKISLLSTHQSAIPRLGIKEYFIGGEAAHGVVDRQGIKTTVFPQPIGLSNSWNKLLMHQVGSAIGDEARAFYQLKDQKTGLTLWAPTIDMERDPRWGRTEEAYGEDPHLTGELSASLIKGMQGEDPFYVKLVAAPKHFYGNNNEKGREDTSNSIDLRNRKEYYLKAFEPAFTEAKALSMMTAYNGVNGIPCMQIQEIEEIVRDEWGMEGFVVSDGGALTLNVKEYQYYDTFAEALADALKKGIDCFVDDKELVEQAALDACDRDLISEDDIDRAVSRIVKVRFRLGHFDADTSKNPYANIEQTVLNHEKHQKLAKQVTDESIVLLKNEQNLLPLNREKMNKLAVLGPTSNKVFRDWYTGYSPYQITPLEGIKNLTTADIVFHDGFDRIAWKTSDNEQYLSLDQANNWTISDDKNRSVVTDEDWGNDWHVFKSLSTDRYLTQPDKQSTYRADKEEVFDWFNREKIRVKNSSDKEYSLSNWQDHPITIEQERVVVKDDTCSTFEKEIIDNGIQTAVELAKESDVAIVCVGNHPMVNGKETEDREHINLPLYQQRLIEEVYKVNQNMIVVVISSYPFAINWAQDHVPAILYSAHGSQELGTSLASILFGESNPSGRLSMTWPKDSEQLPAITDYDIRKGKRTYQYAEDNILYSFGHGLSYGEVRYDSFSMDKTTISDNEKVTITCNVKNVSDYLRDEVVQLYATVTDSYYERPNKQLTAFEKVSLKPGEERVLRFNIRADQLQVFDIRINQFVLEKGKVLFSIGKSSEELIHTYTAIEILGEEITGRTLATETQAENYDDYENITLTKGEKEQPCVTADEDGGKILFRNVEVADNNQLKVRLKGKGSIRFHINDETDMPYKQVHSSQWEDILLDIESHHDDKVDLILEYKQLSIQSVQLQKG, translated from the coding sequence ATGTACTTAATTCAGGCAGTAAACGATCTTATTTTTTTAGTCGAAAAGGAAACCGTTTTCCTAAAGGGGTTTTTAATTCATCATGAAAGGTATGATTATATGACAAATCAAGCATTCCAATCTCATGGGCTTTCTATAGAAAATCGCGTAACCGGATTAATGGAAGCGTTAACGTTTGATGAAAAAATATCACTGTTAAGTACTCATCAGAGTGCTATTCCGAGGCTTGGGATCAAAGAATATTTCATCGGTGGAGAAGCGGCGCACGGAGTAGTAGATCGTCAAGGGATTAAAACGACTGTTTTTCCGCAGCCGATTGGACTATCCAATTCGTGGAACAAGTTATTAATGCATCAGGTTGGAAGTGCAATTGGTGATGAAGCGAGAGCGTTTTATCAATTAAAAGATCAAAAAACAGGACTTACCTTATGGGCACCGACGATTGATATGGAGAGAGATCCGAGATGGGGGAGAACCGAAGAAGCATACGGAGAAGATCCCCATTTAACAGGAGAATTGTCTGCTTCCTTAATTAAAGGAATGCAGGGAGAAGATCCATTTTACGTAAAATTAGTAGCTGCTCCAAAGCATTTTTACGGTAATAATAATGAAAAAGGTAGAGAAGATACTTCCAACAGTATTGATCTTCGAAATCGAAAAGAGTATTATTTGAAAGCGTTTGAACCTGCCTTTACTGAAGCAAAAGCGTTATCGATGATGACTGCCTATAATGGTGTAAATGGCATTCCGTGTATGCAAATTCAAGAAATAGAAGAAATAGTCCGTGACGAGTGGGGAATGGAGGGATTTGTTGTTAGTGATGGTGGTGCTTTAACACTTAATGTAAAGGAATATCAGTATTATGATACGTTTGCTGAAGCGCTGGCAGATGCATTAAAAAAAGGCATTGACTGTTTTGTTGACGACAAAGAATTGGTAGAACAAGCCGCGCTGGATGCATGTGATCGTGACTTAATATCCGAAGATGATATAGACCGGGCAGTAAGTCGTATCGTGAAAGTGCGTTTTCGCTTAGGTCATTTTGATGCGGATACATCCAAAAATCCCTATGCCAACATCGAGCAGACTGTTTTGAATCATGAAAAACATCAAAAGCTGGCAAAACAAGTGACAGATGAATCCATTGTTTTGTTGAAGAATGAGCAAAACCTATTGCCGCTGAACAGGGAAAAAATGAATAAACTAGCAGTTCTGGGTCCTACTTCGAATAAGGTGTTCCGTGACTGGTATACGGGTTATTCACCATATCAAATAACACCTTTAGAAGGAATAAAAAACCTCACGACTGCTGACATTGTTTTCCATGACGGCTTCGATCGTATCGCCTGGAAAACGAGTGATAACGAGCAATATTTGTCCCTTGATCAAGCAAACAACTGGACGATTTCTGATGATAAAAACAGATCGGTTGTCACGGATGAAGATTGGGGCAATGATTGGCACGTATTTAAAAGTCTATCTACTGATCGCTATTTGACACAACCAGATAAACAATCTACGTATCGAGCAGATAAAGAGGAAGTATTTGATTGGTTTAATCGAGAAAAAATACGTGTCAAAAACTCTAGTGATAAGGAGTATAGCCTGTCGAACTGGCAAGATCATCCGATAACGATTGAACAAGAAAGAGTTGTTGTAAAAGATGATACATGTTCAACCTTTGAAAAAGAAATCATAGATAATGGCATTCAAACAGCGGTTGAGCTTGCCAAAGAAAGTGACGTAGCAATCGTTTGTGTAGGCAATCATCCGATGGTCAATGGAAAAGAAACAGAAGATCGTGAACATATTAATCTGCCACTCTATCAACAGCGCTTGATAGAGGAAGTATACAAAGTGAATCAGAACATGATTGTAGTCGTGATTAGCAGTTATCCTTTCGCTATTAATTGGGCACAGGATCATGTACCGGCGATATTGTACAGTGCACATGGTTCACAAGAGCTTGGAACCAGTCTTGCATCGATTCTTTTTGGAGAATCGAATCCTTCAGGAAGGTTGAGTATGACATGGCCAAAGGATTCGGAGCAATTACCAGCCATCACCGATTATGATATTCGAAAAGGTAAGCGTACGTATCAATATGCAGAAGATAATATTTTATATTCATTCGGTCATGGTTTGAGTTACGGAGAGGTTCGTTATGACAGCTTTTCGATGGATAAAACGACTATCTCCGATAACGAAAAAGTAACCATTACTTGTAATGTGAAAAATGTAAGCGATTATCTTCGGGATGAGGTTGTCCAGTTGTATGCTACCGTTACGGATAGTTACTATGAAAGACCTAACAAACAATTAACAGCTTTCGAGAAAGTGTCACTAAAACCAGGTGAGGAGCGTGTTCTTCGCTTTAACATCAGAGCGGATCAATTGCAGGTATTTGATATCAGAATCAATCAATTTGTTTTAGAAAAAGGGAAAGTACTGTTTTCAATTGGGAAATCCAGTGAAGAGCTTATTCATACCTATACAGCAATCGAGATATTAGGAGAAGAGATTACCGGTAGAACACTGGCAACAGAGACTCAGGCCGAGAATTATGATGATTATGAAAATATCACCTTAACAAAAGGAGAAAAAGAACAACCTTGTGTAACAGCTGATGAAGATGGTGGCAAAATACTGTTTAGAAATGTAGAAGTCGCTGACAATAATCAACTGAAAGTCAGATTAAAAGGGAAGGGATCGATTCGATTTCATATTAATGATGAAACGGATATGCCTTATAAGCAAGTACATTCAAGTCAGTGGGAAGATATTTTGCTAGATATTGAGAGTCATCATGATGATAAGGTTGATTTGATTTTGGAATATAAGCAATTATCTATACAATCTGTGCAACTACAGAAAGGATGA
- a CDS encoding glycoside hydrolase family 2 TIM barrel-domain containing protein, whose product MLNQIKLFNDNWQFAKSSLETDSASLLSFSPVDVPHDWLIYNTKNLYENSIGWYKKAFHYSSDKNDVLLCFEGVYMDSVLYVNDQFVGGWKYGYSKFEHNITEYLISGNNQILLKVRYQSPNSRWYTGAGIYRNVWLKQRSSNYIETDGIYVSTFKNEDDWKVEIDTELRINEPVEISHTLMKDDGVIHAVAEQVLPGDRLSQLSFELSSPGLWDVDTPSIYQLSTQMRKISNGEIIETQKQQIGFKEVYFDPEQGFYINNRHIKLNGVNEHHDLGALGAAFNRNALKRRLNILKDMGVNAIRTAHNMPAKELMEMADEMGFLIVTEAFDMWERSKTPYDYARFFPNWSYHDVKSWVKRDRNHPSLLMWSIGNEIYDTHADERGLFLTEQLMDYVMEFDPKENAVMTIGSNYMPWKNAQNCADLVKVAGYNYGEKYYHQHHQEHPDWIIYGSETASIVQSRGIYHFPFEKSILTDDDEQCSALGNSATSWGAKSTEACIIAERDSPFSLGQFIWSGFDYLGEPTPYHTKNAYLGQIDTATFPKDSYYIYQAAWTSYKEAPMVHIFPYWDFNNGQIIDVRVCSNAPKVELQFNGETIGTFNTNYQNGSQLTGWWKLPYANGTITAFAYDEEDSIIATESRHSFGEANKIRLFPDKSRMEANGTDLIFVEIMMEDEAGNPVENASNRVHVQVSGAGRLIGLDNGDSTDYDQYKGTSRRLFSGKLLAIIAATLQPGEIEMKVTADNIASKKLVMQSVATDKDVTGISAQMENKHVPIVMGKEKEVPVRKINIQSEEGQHLNDQQQESIVSASIQPSNASYQDVEWSVVTDTGITSNIATIESFGKSAKITALGDGTFRVRCTSTNGTSKIKLISELEFHAEGIGTAYKDPYDFISAGLFDYSEGDVGNGNERGVATSRDGVTVIRFSDINFGTSGSDKITIPIFALSIEEYPLQIWEGTPEEDGSELLADVIYQKPSKWNVYQAETYYLSRKIKGVSSLSFVTNKKMHIKGFSFAETNRAFESNPAAEADHIYGDRYRKMAEAVEHIGNNVSLTFERFDFGEKGISKIAITGHSPIEKNTIHLRFEDDQSESDQIIEFSYTEGYEEKIFDLERVKGLQNITFLFLPGSDFHFGEFRFFE is encoded by the coding sequence ATGTTAAATCAAATCAAATTATTTAATGATAATTGGCAGTTCGCCAAAAGTTCGTTGGAAACTGATTCAGCTTCATTACTTAGTTTTTCACCTGTGGATGTTCCACATGACTGGTTAATCTATAATACCAAAAACCTTTATGAAAACAGTATCGGCTGGTACAAAAAAGCTTTTCACTATTCATCGGATAAAAACGACGTACTGTTGTGCTTTGAAGGGGTATATATGGATTCTGTATTGTATGTAAATGATCAATTTGTCGGGGGGTGGAAGTACGGTTATTCGAAATTTGAACACAACATTACCGAATATCTTATCAGTGGCAACAATCAAATACTACTTAAAGTCAGATACCAAAGCCCGAATAGCAGATGGTATACAGGGGCTGGGATTTACCGGAATGTCTGGTTAAAGCAGAGAAGCTCCAATTATATAGAAACGGATGGTATCTATGTTTCTACATTCAAAAATGAAGACGATTGGAAAGTAGAGATCGATACAGAACTGCGAATAAATGAGCCGGTAGAAATATCACATACCTTAATGAAAGATGATGGGGTGATTCATGCTGTTGCAGAACAAGTATTACCTGGTGATCGTTTAAGTCAGTTATCGTTTGAACTTTCCTCGCCAGGTTTATGGGACGTGGACACGCCAAGTATTTATCAGTTATCCACACAAATGAGAAAAATAAGTAATGGTGAGATTATCGAAACACAAAAGCAGCAAATTGGTTTTAAAGAGGTTTATTTTGATCCGGAGCAAGGTTTTTATATCAATAACAGACATATAAAACTGAACGGCGTAAATGAGCATCATGATTTAGGAGCATTGGGAGCGGCATTTAATCGAAATGCTCTTAAAAGGAGGCTGAACATTTTAAAAGATATGGGGGTAAATGCGATCCGCACTGCCCATAATATGCCTGCTAAAGAGCTGATGGAAATGGCAGATGAAATGGGGTTTCTCATTGTAACAGAGGCATTTGATATGTGGGAACGGTCCAAAACTCCTTATGATTATGCAAGATTTTTTCCGAATTGGTCTTATCATGATGTGAAAAGCTGGGTCAAGAGAGATCGCAATCATCCAAGTCTATTAATGTGGAGTATCGGAAATGAAATATACGACACACATGCGGATGAGAGAGGACTCTTTTTAACGGAGCAATTAATGGATTATGTGATGGAATTTGATCCGAAAGAAAATGCCGTTATGACAATAGGTTCAAACTATATGCCGTGGAAAAATGCCCAGAACTGTGCCGATTTGGTCAAAGTAGCTGGCTATAATTATGGAGAAAAGTATTATCATCAACATCATCAGGAACATCCTGATTGGATCATTTATGGCAGTGAGACAGCTTCGATTGTCCAAAGCAGAGGGATTTATCATTTTCCTTTTGAGAAATCCATTCTAACTGATGACGATGAACAATGTTCTGCATTAGGAAACAGTGCGACGAGCTGGGGCGCTAAATCAACGGAAGCTTGTATTATTGCAGAACGAGACAGTCCTTTTTCATTGGGCCAATTTATTTGGAGTGGTTTTGATTATTTGGGGGAGCCTACGCCTTACCACACAAAAAATGCCTATCTAGGTCAAATTGATACCGCTACATTTCCGAAAGATTCCTATTATATTTATCAGGCAGCGTGGACCAGTTATAAAGAAGCCCCAATGGTTCATATTTTTCCTTATTGGGATTTTAATAACGGGCAAATCATTGATGTGCGGGTCTGCTCGAATGCTCCCAAAGTCGAGCTGCAATTTAATGGTGAAACGATTGGAACATTTAATACCAATTATCAGAATGGCAGTCAGTTGACAGGGTGGTGGAAGCTGCCATATGCGAATGGCACCATCACTGCATTTGCTTACGATGAAGAAGACAGCATCATTGCAACAGAAAGCAGGCATTCTTTTGGCGAAGCGAATAAGATAAGATTATTTCCAGACAAGTCGAGAATGGAAGCGAATGGTACGGATTTAATTTTTGTAGAAATAATGATGGAAGATGAAGCAGGTAATCCTGTAGAGAATGCTTCGAATCGAGTGCATGTTCAAGTATCAGGGGCTGGCAGGTTAATCGGATTGGATAATGGAGACAGTACTGATTATGATCAATACAAAGGTACGAGCAGAAGACTGTTCAGTGGAAAATTGTTAGCGATTATCGCGGCAACATTACAGCCTGGCGAAATTGAAATGAAAGTAACAGCTGATAATATAGCTTCTAAGAAATTGGTTATGCAATCTGTTGCGACAGATAAAGATGTCACAGGGATTTCAGCACAGATGGAAAATAAACATGTACCGATCGTGATGGGAAAAGAAAAAGAAGTCCCTGTTCGAAAAATTAATATCCAAAGTGAAGAGGGGCAACACTTGAATGATCAACAACAAGAGTCGATCGTAAGTGCGTCAATCCAGCCATCCAATGCCTCTTATCAGGATGTGGAGTGGAGTGTTGTCACAGATACGGGGATCACCTCTAATATAGCAACGATCGAATCTTTTGGTAAGAGCGCTAAGATTACCGCATTAGGGGACGGGACATTCCGTGTCCGCTGTACCAGTACCAATGGCACCAGTAAAATAAAGCTGATTTCAGAACTGGAATTTCATGCAGAAGGAATTGGCACAGCTTATAAAGATCCATATGACTTTATTTCAGCAGGTCTCTTTGATTATAGTGAGGGGGATGTAGGTAACGGAAACGAACGAGGAGTTGCCACAAGCAGGGATGGGGTCACGGTAATAAGATTTAGTGATATTAACTTTGGTACGTCTGGATCGGACAAGATTACTATTCCGATTTTCGCATTATCCATTGAAGAATATCCATTGCAAATATGGGAGGGCACTCCTGAGGAAGATGGTAGTGAATTACTTGCTGATGTTATCTATCAAAAGCCTTCCAAATGGAATGTATATCAGGCTGAAACTTATTATTTGTCCAGAAAAATCAAAGGTGTTAGCTCACTATCATTTGTTACGAATAAAAAAATGCACATAAAAGGTTTTTCTTTTGCGGAAACGAATCGAGCATTTGAGTCAAATCCAGCTGCGGAAGCAGATCACATTTATGGTGATCGATATCGTAAAATGGCAGAAGCGGTTGAACATATAGGCAATAATGTATCATTAACTTTTGAGAGATTTGACTTTGGTGAAAAAGGAATTAGTAAGATTGCTATTACTGGTCATTCACCGATTGAAAAAAATACAATCCATCTTCGTTTTGAAGATGATCAAAGCGAAAGTGATCAGATCATAGAGTTTTCTTATACAGAAGGCTATGAGGAAAAAATCTTTGACCTGGAGCGTGTTAAGGGATTACAGAATATCACATTTTTATTCCTGCCAGGCTCCGATTTTCATTTCGGTGAGTTTCGCTTTTTCGAATAG
- a CDS encoding YesL family protein — protein sequence MDLYQGGFYRFSNYVYWLMCLNLFFLLSNILMFGSLIFLVPTISNAILYFVAFIPAGPAFAALFYSLNQITNREMTPFQIFFTAYKKNFMDSLKVWLPIVTVFFILLIDIQYFNQNPTTTNQILSGIFLVGLFLLVIFSLYALLLITHYQFRIRDSYRLSIYYLVTWIKRSTGNAGILFLTIVLMFMTTDFIILLFASLVAWLLILNTKPIIQDVAVSFVKAEKDGEFTERPISMEGDSNVKSNQII from the coding sequence ATGGATTTATACCAAGGTGGGTTTTATCGTTTTTCCAACTATGTGTACTGGTTGATGTGTTTAAATCTATTTTTTTTACTGTCCAATATATTGATGTTTGGTTCCCTTATTTTTCTAGTACCTACGATCTCTAATGCAATCCTTTACTTTGTTGCTTTTATTCCTGCAGGACCGGCATTTGCAGCATTGTTTTACAGTTTAAATCAGATAACGAACAGGGAAATGACACCATTTCAAATTTTCTTTACCGCTTATAAAAAGAACTTTATGGACAGTTTGAAGGTTTGGTTACCTATTGTTACGGTGTTTTTTATTTTATTGATTGATATTCAATACTTTAATCAAAATCCGACTACGACCAATCAAATATTAAGTGGAATTTTTCTTGTTGGATTGTTTTTGCTTGTGATTTTTTCTTTGTATGCATTACTACTAATCACCCATTATCAATTCCGAATCAGAGATAGTTATCGATTGTCTATCTATTATTTAGTTACCTGGATCAAAAGGTCTACAGGAAATGCTGGGATTCTTTTTCTGACGATTGTGTTGATGTTTATGACGACGGATTTTATCATTTTGCTTTTTGCTAGTTTAGTTGCCTGGTTATTGATACTGAATACGAAACCAATCATCCAGGATGTAGCTGTTAGTTTTGTTAAAGCAGAAAAAGATGGGGAATTCACGGAACGACCAATATCTATGGAAGGAGATAGCAATGTTAAATCAAATCAAATTATTTAA
- a CDS encoding Nif3-like dinuclear metal center hexameric protein, whose translation MLTVDEVIKILKQYAPLIENSSDALLYGKPEQDVSKIVVTFMPTIEVIQQAIQSNADLLICHEGIYYSHQNNLYRENNIIYQRKHRLIVENDLAIFRLHDHIHQYRPDGIMQGLIDRLRWQNNLEIHRDTYSLFKVADHSLSDIIQELKQKLVLPYVRYIGDLSKPVERIALMVGFRGNAANTIPACEVDQADLVIYGEGPEWETPEYIRDAITIGENKAAIIIGHLESEESGMKYISELLRTHISSTSITYQANKRCISFA comes from the coding sequence ATGCTTACAGTTGATGAGGTAATAAAAATACTAAAACAGTATGCTCCACTAATTGAAAATTCAAGTGATGCTTTATTATATGGCAAGCCGGAACAGGATGTAAGTAAAATAGTCGTAACGTTTATGCCGACGATAGAGGTCATTCAACAAGCAATCCAAAGTAACGCTGACTTACTTATTTGTCATGAAGGTATTTATTACAGTCATCAAAACAATCTATATCGGGAGAATAACATTATTTATCAGAGAAAACACAGACTGATAGTAGAAAATGACCTTGCCATTTTTCGTTTACATGATCATATCCATCAGTATCGGCCAGATGGTATTATGCAAGGGTTGATCGATAGATTAAGATGGCAGAACAATTTGGAGATACACAGAGATACGTATTCACTGTTCAAAGTAGCTGATCATAGTTTGTCTGATATTATACAAGAACTGAAACAAAAACTGGTACTGCCTTATGTAAGGTACATTGGTGATTTATCTAAACCGGTTGAAAGAATTGCTTTAATGGTAGGATTTCGGGGAAATGCGGCCAACACGATTCCAGCTTGTGAAGTCGATCAGGCAGATCTGGTGATTTATGGAGAAGGGCCCGAGTGGGAGACACCAGAATATATTCGTGACGCTATAACAATAGGTGAAAATAAAGCAGCGATCATTATTGGGCATCTTGAAAGTGAAGAAAGCGGTATGAAATATATATCTGAATTACTAAGAACTCATATTTCAAGCACATCGATAACATATCAAGCAAACAAGCGTTGTATTTCATTTGCCTGA
- a CDS encoding ABC transporter substrate-binding protein codes for MKQLLSKMTTLSLVVFLAGLVACNDSETSENETSVEPGSGASMEDYGVGDSFKATEPVTFSTLFSDHPNYPLKEDWLFFEALEEKTNVSLDITSVPMSDYTDKRSLLLSSGDAPYIIPKTYPGEETQFVASGAIIPISDYVDMMPHYQQKVKEWNIEPFLDGLRQRDGKYYVLPGIHEEVWPDYSLAVRTDILEEIGLEEPTTWQEVETMLSKMKEAYPDKYPFSDRFQFNSTLNIAATGFGTRAGWGLGNMLDYDEEADEFIFAPTSDEYRSMIEYFNGLIEKGLLDPESVTQEDDQAIQKFTSGESFVINTNGQTLTQYRTTMNETLGEGNYEIKKIVVPGGPAGQLLEGTKLENGIMFSKAAAEDPNFEAMLQFIDWLLYSDEGLEFAKWGVEGETYTKENDEQQLADDVTFRGMNPDAENHLQIDYGFSGGNFSYGGSTELLHSMFSEEEIEFQNAMHEKELLLPDPAIPYDGPQLEQASLLSTPIKDTVEQNTLKFIVGDRSMDEWDNYVKELEGKNLQGYLDHANSVYQNNK; via the coding sequence ATGAAACAATTGTTAAGTAAGATGACGACGCTTTCATTAGTTGTTTTTTTAGCTGGACTAGTTGCCTGTAATGATTCTGAAACATCGGAGAATGAAACGTCCGTAGAACCTGGATCCGGAGCCTCCATGGAGGATTATGGAGTGGGGGACAGTTTTAAAGCAACGGAACCAGTCACATTTTCAACATTGTTTAGTGATCATCCGAACTATCCATTAAAAGAGGATTGGTTATTTTTTGAAGCATTAGAAGAAAAAACGAATGTGTCTTTAGATATTACATCGGTACCAATGAGTGATTATACCGACAAACGAAGCTTATTATTGAGCTCAGGTGATGCACCTTACATTATTCCAAAAACTTATCCAGGAGAAGAGACACAGTTTGTAGCGTCAGGTGCGATTATACCGATTAGTGATTACGTGGATATGATGCCGCATTATCAACAAAAGGTAAAAGAATGGAATATTGAACCATTTTTGGATGGGTTGCGACAACGTGATGGTAAGTACTATGTACTGCCAGGTATTCATGAAGAAGTATGGCCAGATTACAGCCTGGCAGTGAGAACTGATATTTTAGAAGAAATAGGATTGGAAGAGCCTACTACATGGCAAGAAGTAGAAACAATGCTTTCCAAAATGAAAGAGGCTTATCCGGATAAATATCCATTCTCAGATCGTTTTCAATTTAACAGTACTTTGAATATTGCAGCAACTGGATTTGGTACTAGAGCAGGGTGGGGTCTGGGTAATATGCTGGATTATGATGAAGAAGCGGATGAGTTCATTTTTGCCCCAACATCAGATGAATATCGCTCTATGATTGAATATTTTAATGGGTTGATAGAGAAAGGCTTATTAGATCCAGAAAGTGTTACACAGGAAGACGATCAAGCGATTCAGAAATTTACAAGTGGTGAGTCATTTGTTATTAATACGAACGGTCAAACGTTAACGCAATACAGAACGACGATGAATGAGACACTGGGAGAAGGTAACTATGAAATAAAAAAAATTGTAGTACCTGGTGGACCGGCTGGCCAATTATTGGAAGGAACGAAATTGGAGAATGGTATCATGTTCTCAAAAGCGGCAGCTGAAGACCCAAATTTTGAAGCGATGCTGCAATTCATTGATTGGCTCCTCTATAGTGATGAAGGTTTAGAATTTGCTAAGTGGGGAGTAGAGGGAGAAACGTACACGAAGGAAAATGATGAACAGCAATTAGCTGATGATGTTACGTTCCGTGGCATGAATCCAGATGCCGAAAACCATCTGCAGATTGATTATGGTTTTTCTGGAGGTAACTTCTCTTATGGTGGTTCTACAGAGTTACTTCATTCCATGTTTAGTGAAGAAGAAATTGAATTCCAAAATGCGATGCATGAAAAAGAGCTTTTATTACCAGACCCGGCTATCCCTTATGATGGACCACAATTAGAACAGGCATCCTTATTGAGTACACCGATAAAAGACACGGTGGAACAGAATACTTTGAAATTTATTGTTGGTGATAGAAGTATGGATGAGTGGGACAACTATGTAAAAGAATTAGAAGGGAAAAACTTACAAGGCTACTTGGACCATGCCAACAGTGTGTACCAAAATAACAAATAA
- a CDS encoding carbohydrate ABC transporter permease, translating into MKESWQYKIFKVFNVAVLLLVVFITLFPFVNIVAQSFSSEAYINAGEVSLWPKGFNIETYKVIMSDEVFWLNYKNTVVYTIVGTLISLILSTMIAYPLSKTRLKGRKFLTLFFVFTMFFNGGLIPNYVLVTSLGLGNSIWAIVLPNAISVFNMLIMRTFFENIPDELEEAAIMDGSSTFGILFRIVLPLSKPIIATMFLFYAVTHWNSWFQAFIYFTEKDLFPVSIYLRNMIKGAEATVGTGATSADNLVQISANIKSVTMVLTVIPILMVYPYIQKYFVSGVMLGSVKG; encoded by the coding sequence ATGAAAGAATCTTGGCAGTATAAAATATTTAAAGTTTTTAATGTAGCTGTTCTGTTACTGGTTGTATTTATAACATTGTTTCCGTTTGTCAATATAGTTGCCCAATCATTCAGTTCAGAAGCGTATATTAATGCGGGTGAAGTTAGTTTATGGCCGAAGGGATTTAATATCGAAACATATAAAGTAATTATGTCTGACGAAGTGTTCTGGTTAAATTATAAAAACACAGTAGTTTACACCATTGTCGGCACTTTGATTTCACTCATTTTGTCCACGATGATAGCCTATCCATTATCGAAAACCAGATTAAAAGGACGAAAATTTTTAACATTATTTTTTGTTTTTACTATGTTTTTTAATGGTGGCCTGATCCCCAATTATGTACTTGTCACTTCTTTAGGATTAGGGAACAGTATTTGGGCGATCGTGCTTCCAAATGCAATCAGTGTGTTTAATATGTTGATTATGCGAACGTTCTTCGAAAATATTCCAGACGAATTGGAAGAAGCAGCTATTATGGATGGATCCAGTACTTTTGGGATACTATTCAGAATTGTCTTACCGCTATCAAAACCTATCATAGCGACAATGTTTCTCTTTTATGCCGTAACCCACTGGAATTCTTGGTTTCAAGCATTTATTTATTTTACCGAAAAAGACTTATTCCCGGTATCTATTTATTTAAGAAATATGATTAAAGGTGCAGAAGCAACCGTTGGAACTGGTGCGACAAGCGCAGATAATTTAGTACAAATATCTGCGAATATAAAATCTGTCACGATGGTTTTAACTGTTATACCAATATTGATGGTTTATCCGTATATCCAAAAGTACTTTGTTTCCGGTGTCATGTTAGGTTCAGTGAAAGGATAA